A window of Pantoea agglomerans contains these coding sequences:
- the murE gene encoding UDP-N-acetylmuramoyl-L-alanyl-D-glutamate--2,6-diaminopimelate ligase yields the protein MTDRNLRDLLDPWVPGAPARPLGDMTLDSRKAASGDLFVAVAGHHADGRRFIPQAIAQGVSAVIAEAEGEASDGDIVEMHGVPVIYLAQLQQRLSALAGRFYGQPGEKQKLIGVTGTNGKTTTTQLLAQWAQLLGETSAVMGTVGNGLLGHLTATENTTGSAVDVQHQLQALQQQGATLTAMEVSSHGLVQHRVAALPFAAAVFTNLSRDHLDYHGDMQAYESAKKLLFTEHQVGSMILNADDEVGRRWLATLPDAVAVTMEDNLQPGCRGRWVKAEEVTYQESGAHIRFSSSWGEGEFDSRLMGAFNVSNLLLAFATLLALDYPLADLVRTAPQLQPVCGRMEVFSAPGKPTVVVDYAHTPDALEKALQAARLHCTGKLWCLFGCGGDRDKGKRPLMGAIAEQFADVVVITDDNPRSEDPQAIVNDILTGLLEPHRARVVAGRAQAVTNAVLQAQPDDIVLVAGKGHEDYQIVGNRRLDYSDRTTVAALLGVTA from the coding sequence GTGACAGATCGTAACCTGCGCGACTTGCTGGACCCATGGGTGCCAGGCGCGCCGGCGCGTCCCCTGGGTGACATGACACTGGACAGCCGCAAGGCGGCGTCCGGCGATCTGTTTGTGGCCGTGGCAGGCCACCACGCCGATGGACGACGTTTTATTCCACAGGCGATCGCGCAGGGCGTTTCTGCGGTGATCGCAGAGGCCGAAGGCGAAGCCAGCGATGGCGATATCGTTGAGATGCACGGCGTGCCGGTGATTTACCTGGCGCAGCTTCAGCAGCGTCTCTCTGCGCTGGCGGGCCGCTTCTACGGTCAGCCCGGCGAGAAGCAGAAGCTTATCGGCGTTACCGGCACCAACGGTAAAACCACCACCACCCAGCTGCTGGCGCAGTGGGCGCAGCTGCTGGGGGAAACCAGCGCGGTGATGGGCACGGTTGGTAACGGTCTGCTGGGACACCTGACGGCGACCGAAAACACCACCGGCTCCGCCGTTGACGTGCAGCACCAGCTGCAGGCGCTGCAGCAGCAGGGCGCGACGCTGACCGCTATGGAAGTCTCCTCGCACGGTCTGGTGCAGCACCGCGTGGCGGCGCTGCCGTTCGCTGCGGCGGTCTTTACCAATCTGAGCCGCGATCATCTCGACTATCACGGCGACATGCAGGCCTATGAGTCGGCTAAAAAACTGCTGTTCACCGAGCATCAGGTTGGCAGCATGATCCTGAACGCCGACGATGAGGTTGGCCGCCGCTGGCTGGCAACGCTGCCTGATGCCGTCGCCGTTACTATGGAAGACAATTTGCAGCCCGGCTGCCGTGGCCGCTGGGTAAAAGCGGAAGAGGTGACCTATCAGGAGAGCGGCGCGCATATCCGCTTCAGCTCCAGCTGGGGCGAGGGCGAGTTCGACAGCCGTCTGATGGGCGCCTTTAACGTCAGTAATCTGCTGCTGGCTTTTGCCACGCTGCTGGCGCTGGATTATCCGCTTGCCGATCTGGTGCGGACCGCACCCCAGCTACAGCCGGTATGCGGGCGCATGGAAGTCTTCAGTGCGCCAGGCAAACCCACCGTAGTCGTCGATTATGCCCATACGCCAGACGCGCTGGAAAAAGCGCTGCAGGCGGCGCGCCTGCACTGCACAGGCAAGCTGTGGTGTCTGTTCGGCTGCGGCGGCGACCGCGATAAAGGCAAGCGTCCCCTGATGGGTGCCATCGCCGAGCAGTTCGCGGACGTGGTAGTGATTACTGACGACAACCCGCGCAGCGAAGATCCGCAGGCTATCGTTAACGACATTTTGACCGGCCTGCTTGAGCCGCACCGCGCACGTGTCGTCGCCGGACGTGCGCAAGCTGTCACTAACGCCGTTCTCCAGGCGCAGCCTGACGACATCGTGCTGGTGGCGGGTAAAGGTCACGAAGATTATCAAATCGTGGGAAATCGCCGTCTGGATTACTCCGACCGCACCACGGTTGCCGCGCTATTAGGAGTAACGGCATGA